A genomic region of Haliotis asinina isolate JCU_RB_2024 chromosome 1, JCU_Hal_asi_v2, whole genome shotgun sequence contains the following coding sequences:
- the LOC137283780 gene encoding PR domain zinc finger protein 4-like, translated as MDQWTGYQGNPASFGTWNGMDMTLTPPFQSVGQPRYGSLNPIYTNHLPPTHQRFESPVRPFLPNQFSSNPTDLPIHHFDSFSDNVSSHHMTEFSNHTGRGVSSASNSKPFIMFAINFDNISVRNLCQEEDNLIYLIAYNHEIDLLSAMAVEDLLKLNDVEIMNPEEGVRVLTTVQNMKLTVSENPSNKVYNVEKKEEEVAKSAENDKDDVEKNGEEETTEDCEKDEIDDKEDKESKENISEDDTVDIMKDGQAETDSDHYSSESFTEQKSLRSRRDRNSTSDSGLKRLKTENKSIQNVLKKLKNLKRPLEDDGRKIKMASQCAMCRLNHTKGLCIIENPKSFIPDNLSSSNSHILSYASLPSQFYLGISETIKGYTIYAAEKILAGTAFGPVIGQEIDYESIQCLTDLKYIWFIQPRLSHPVRADEEGDEDGEEEVQTFLTTEDEMNSNWCRFLSPTLRFVDSNLYYVQTDKEIYFITRRNVKKGEEIQFYAAYMDDQQHLVLSNDELKCHRCNLDFDSNVNYIKHVRIVHPRGITRKKEKCKICHKVFHKYAHLANHAQNEHGGMGAYKCEQCGRDYLYARQLNRHIQTVHKQDNIEASTCSVCGSTFKNSWRLKHHIRRNHSAERFSCEKCNKVFNSKMGLERHLKTHTQEFAIFCDRCGKGFRDGSNLKVHLLTHSGIKPFSCQHDGCGTAYTTKQCLQIHYRKAHGYSDDSMPEIIRTVPFTVEAHSVENSI; from the coding sequence ATGGACCAGTGGACTGGTTACCAAGGCAACCCAGCCTCATTTGGAACCTGGAATGGGATGGACATGACTTTGACCCCTCCGTTCCAGTCTGTGGGACAACCACGGTACGGATCTCTCAATCCCATTTACACCAACCACCTACCTCCAACTCATCAAAGATTTGAATCACCAGTTCGACCTTTTCTACCAAATCAGTTTTCTTCAAATCCCACAGACTTACCAATTCATCATTTTGATAGCTTTTCAGACAATGTATCCTCACACCACATGACAGAGTTCAGCAATCATACAGGTCGAGGAGTTTCCAGTGCAAGCAATTCCAAACCTTTCATTATGTTTGCTATCAACTTTGACAATATTTCTGTGCGCAATTTATGTCAAGAGGAAGATAACTTGATATATCTCATCGCTTATAACCATGAAATTGATTTGCTGTCCGCAATGGCTGTTGAAGATTTGCTGAAGCTGAATGATGTCGAAATTATGAATCCTGAAGAAGGGGTTCGTGTTTTGACAACAGTTCAGAACATGAaattgacagtgagtgagaatCCCTCGAACAAGGTGTACAATGTGGAGAAGAAGGAGGAAGAGGTTGCTAAAAGTGCTGAAAATGATAAAGATGACGTTGAGAAAAATGGAGAAGAAGAGACAACGGAGGATTGTGAGAAGGATGAAATTGATGACAAGGAGGACAAAGAATCAAAGGAGAACATATCCGAGGATGACACTGTTGACATTATGAAGGATGGTCAAGCAGAGACCgactctgatcattacagttcTGAATCATTCACAGAACAGAAATCGCTCCGTTCAAGAAGGGATAGAAATTCAACATCAGACTCTGGTCTGAAACGGTTAAAGACTGAAAATAAATCCATTCAAAATGTTCTGAAGAAATTGAAAAATCTTAAAAGGCCATTAGAAGATGATGGAAGGAAAATCAAAATGGCCTCTCAATGTGCAATGTGCCGGTTGAACCATACAAAAGGATTGTGCATTATAGAAAATCCCAAGTCTTTCATACCGGATAATTTATCTTCCAGCAACAGTCACATCTTATCTTATGCTTCCCTTCCTTCCCAGTTCTACCTGGGTATCAGTGAGACCATAAAAGGGTATACAATATATGCAGCAGAGAAGATTCTTGCTGGGACTGCATTTGGTCCAGTAATAGGACAAGAGATTGACTATGAGAGTATTCAGTGTTTGACAGATCTAAAGTATATATGGTTCATTCAACCCCGACTGAGCCATCCAGTCAGAGCAGATGAAGAAGGTGATGAGGATGGTGAGGAGGAGGTTCAGACATTCTTGACGACAGAGGATGAAATGAATAGCAATTGGTGCCGGTTTCTCTCACCGACTTTACGCTTTGTGGACAGCAATCTGTATTATGTCCAAACGGACAAAGAGATCTACTTTATCACCCGTCGGAATGTTAAAAAGGGGGAAGAGAtacagttttacgctgcatatATGGATGATCAGCAACATCTGGTATTATCCAACGATGAGTTGAAGTGTCATCGGTGTAATCTAGACTTCGACAGCAATGTGAACTACATCAAGCATGTGAGGATAGTGCATCCAAGAGGAATAACTCGGAAGAAAGAGAAGTGTAAAATCTGTCACAaagtgtttcataaatatgccCACCTTGCCAACCATGCTCAGAATGAACATGGGGGTATGGGGGCATACAAATGCGAACAGTGTGGACGTGATTATCTGTATGCCAGACAACTCAACCGACACATACAGACTGTCCACAAACAGGACAACATAGAAGCCAGCACTTGTTCTGTATGTGGCTCGACATTTAAAAATTCATGGAGACTGAAACACCATATAAGACGGAACCATTCAGCAGAGCGGTTCTCGTGTGAGAAGTGCAACAAAGTCTTCAACAGTAAGATGGGACTCGAACGTCATCTCAAAACCCACACTCAAGAATTCGCAATTTTCTGTGATCGGTGTGGGAAGGGTTTCCGGGATGGTAGCAACCTGAAGGTGCATCTGTTGACTCATTCTGGGATCAAACCCTTCTCCTGCCAGCATGATGGCTGTGGCACTGCCTACACCACCAAGCAGTGTCTCCAGATCCATTATAGGAAGGCCCATGGCTACAGTGATGACAGCATGCCGGAAATCATACGGACAGTGCCATTCACAGTAGAGGCTCATTCTGTGGAGAACAGTATATAG
- the LOC137283795 gene encoding small nuclear ribonucleoprotein Sm D3-like codes for MSIGVPIKVLHEAEGHIVTCETTMGEVYRGKLVEAEDNMNCQMANITVTYRDGRVAQLENVYIRGSKIRFLILPDMLKNAPMFKRVQGKGGGAGRGKSAILRAQAARGRGRAGGRGNVFQKRR; via the exons ATGTCTATTGGTGTTCCTATTAAAGTTCTGCATGAGGCAGAAGGCCACATTGTGACCTGCGAAACAACCATGGGTGAAGTATACAGAGGGAAGCTTGTTGAAGCCGAGGACAATATGAATTGCCAAATGGCTAATATTACTGTTACTTACAGAGATGGCCGAGTTGCACAGCTGGAAAATGTGTACATCCGTGGAAGCAAGATTCGATTCCTCATACTTCCGGACATGTTAAAAAATGCACCGATGTTTAAGAGAGTCCAAGGCAAGGGTGGCGGCGCAGGAAGAGGAAAGTCGGCCATTCTTCGTGCACAGG CTGCCCGAGGAAGAGGGAGAGCTGGTGGGCGTGGCAATGTGTTCCAGAAAAGACGTTGA